Proteins co-encoded in one Syngnathoides biaculeatus isolate LvHL_M chromosome 22, ASM1980259v1, whole genome shotgun sequence genomic window:
- the tectb gene encoding beta-tectorin isoform X1 yields MSAALLLAILPVAWTCVPQKADYVIVSCFPNAIIANVPECPYGWEMQQLHLGGVCSTGVHSSGYYRFTIPDLTPKNHSYCGTQSEYIAGKDARYIFFNSVVSNDTSLTLRNQPVNYTFSCVYRAVYLVNNAVFSQRVATVYVSNGTLGSFMSQLSMGVFTNAKFLYAKEAPYVIDTSEIGSEVFVGVEAKGLSGRFRVVIDNCWATPTPYSTDRRRWSLIINSCPSDDTVNIFDNAKDSRSTFKFNSFRFRGHEKASTVWLHCEVHVCDGERLSCQPVSRNISGHRDRKGNLNAVLAAPLKSPCSARRLALKAEPHGGVLTAEFHVKGTIRSISDTAHGKNELTFMLQFMANHRNYLSQLMDPPVQDTS; encoded by the exons ATGAGCGCCGCTTTGCTCCTCGCTATACTTCCTGTGGCGTGGACCTGTGTTCCGCAGAAAGCAG ATTACGTGATCGTGTCGTGCTTCCCAAACGCCATCATCGCCAACGTGCCCGAGTGTCCGTACGGCTGGGAGATGCAGCAGCTCCACCTGGGCGGGGTGTGCTCCACGGGTGTGCACAGCTCCGGTTACTACCGCTTCACGATCCCCGACCTGACGCCCAAGAACCACTCGTACTGCGGCACTCAGTCAGAG TACATTGCAGGGAAAGACGCCCGCTATATCTTCTTCAATTCGGTGGTGTCCAACGACACGTCGCTGACGCTCAGGAACCAGCCAGTCAACTACACCTTCAGCTGCGTGTACCGAGCCGTCTATCTGGTCAACAACGCCGTCTTCAGCCAGAG AGTGGCCACTGTCTACGTTAGCAACGGCACGTTGGGCTCCTTCATGTCACAGCTATCCATGGGCGTGTTCACC AACGCCAAGTTCCTGTACGCCAAAGAGGCGCCGTACGTGATCGACACCTCCGAGATTGGCTCGGAGGTTTTTGTCGGCGTGGAGGCCAAAGGGCTGAGCGGACGCTTCCGTGTGGTCATAGACAACTGCTGGGCCACGCCCACGCCCTACTCCACggacaggaggaggtggagccttaTCATCAACAG CTGCCCATCCGACGACACCGTGAACATATTTGACAACGCCAAAGACAGCCGCTCCACCTTCAAGTTCAACTCGTTCCGCTTCCGCGGCCACGAGAAGGCATCCACCGTGTGGCTCCACTGCGAGGTCCACGTGTGCGACGGCGAACGGCTCAGCTGTCAGCCGGTGAGTCGGAACATCTCAGGTCACCGAGATAGGAAGGGGAACCTTAACGCTGTACTTGCTGCCCCCTTGAAGAGTCCTTGCTCAGCCAGGAGACTGGCATTGAAGGCGGAGCCACATGGCGGCGTCCTGACTGCTGAATTTCACGTCAAAGGTACGATACGGAGCATTTCTGACACCGCTCATGGGAAAAATGAACTGACTTTTATGCTTCAGTTTATGGCAAATCATAGAAATTATCTTTCACAGCTAATGGATCCTCCAGTACAGGACACATCATAG
- the tectb gene encoding beta-tectorin isoform X3, with product MSAALLLAILPVAWTCVPQKADYVIVSCFPNAIIANVPECPYGWEMQQLHLGGVCSTGVHSSGYYRFTIPDLTPKNHSYCGTQSEYIAGKDARYIFFNSVVSNDTSLTLRNQPVNYTFSCVYRAVYLVNNAVFSQRVATVYVSNGTLGSFMSQLSMGVFTNAKFLYAKEAPYVIDTSEIGSEVFVGVEAKGLSGRFRVVIDNCWATPTPYSTDRRRWSLIINSCPSDDTVNIFDNAKDSRSTFKFNSFRFRGHEKASTVWLHCEVHVCDGERLSCQPSPCSARRLALKAEPHGGVLTAEFHVKGTIRSISDTAHGKNELTFMLQFMANHRNYLSQLMDPPVQDTS from the exons ATGAGCGCCGCTTTGCTCCTCGCTATACTTCCTGTGGCGTGGACCTGTGTTCCGCAGAAAGCAG ATTACGTGATCGTGTCGTGCTTCCCAAACGCCATCATCGCCAACGTGCCCGAGTGTCCGTACGGCTGGGAGATGCAGCAGCTCCACCTGGGCGGGGTGTGCTCCACGGGTGTGCACAGCTCCGGTTACTACCGCTTCACGATCCCCGACCTGACGCCCAAGAACCACTCGTACTGCGGCACTCAGTCAGAG TACATTGCAGGGAAAGACGCCCGCTATATCTTCTTCAATTCGGTGGTGTCCAACGACACGTCGCTGACGCTCAGGAACCAGCCAGTCAACTACACCTTCAGCTGCGTGTACCGAGCCGTCTATCTGGTCAACAACGCCGTCTTCAGCCAGAG AGTGGCCACTGTCTACGTTAGCAACGGCACGTTGGGCTCCTTCATGTCACAGCTATCCATGGGCGTGTTCACC AACGCCAAGTTCCTGTACGCCAAAGAGGCGCCGTACGTGATCGACACCTCCGAGATTGGCTCGGAGGTTTTTGTCGGCGTGGAGGCCAAAGGGCTGAGCGGACGCTTCCGTGTGGTCATAGACAACTGCTGGGCCACGCCCACGCCCTACTCCACggacaggaggaggtggagccttaTCATCAACAG CTGCCCATCCGACGACACCGTGAACATATTTGACAACGCCAAAGACAGCCGCTCCACCTTCAAGTTCAACTCGTTCCGCTTCCGCGGCCACGAGAAGGCATCCACCGTGTGGCTCCACTGCGAGGTCCACGTGTGCGACGGCGAACGGCTCAGCTGTCAGCCG AGTCCTTGCTCAGCCAGGAGACTGGCATTGAAGGCGGAGCCACATGGCGGCGTCCTGACTGCTGAATTTCACGTCAAAGGTACGATACGGAGCATTTCTGACACCGCTCATGGGAAAAATGAACTGACTTTTATGCTTCAGTTTATGGCAAATCATAGAAATTATCTTTCACAGCTAATGGATCCTCCAGTACAGGACACATCATAG
- the LOC133495318 gene encoding dickkopf-related protein 3-like isoform X2, which yields MLPGVRTASLCLCFALAEAHIWAWMLNMPHSPPKDGAVAPRVVAPPARATTAACDHDRACGRGFSCDRHFGLCVPLRGEGHYCRRDTQCVRGLNCMFGKCHRSIPNGQEGARCKVDRDCGASMCCARHHGERVCKRRLMRGDGCYVPDGGLAFSINQICPCDEGLLCRENAAPPRRERDFAYQVERTSWTCQVPKH from the exons ATGTTGCCCGGCGTGCGGACGGCGAGCCTGTGTCTGTGCTTCGCACTGGCCGAGGCGCACATTTGGGCGTGGATGCTGAACATGCCGCACAGTCCGCCCAAAGACGGGGCCGTGGCGCCGCGGGTTGTTGCGCCCCCTGCCAGAGCCACCACG GCGGCGTGCGACCACGACAGGGCCTGTGGGCGAGGCTTCTCCTGCGACCGCCACTTCGGCCTGTGCGTGCCCCTGCGTGGGGAGGGGCACTACTGCCGCAGGGACACCCAATGCGTGCGGGGCCTCAACTGCATGTTCGGGAAGTGCCATCGCAGTATTCCCAACGGACAAGAGG GCGCCCGGTGCAAGGTGGACCGGGACTGCGGGGCGTCCATGTGCTGCGCCCGCCACCACGGCGAGCGCGTGTGCAAGCGGCGGCTGATGCGCGGCGACGGTTGCTACGTGCCCGATGGCGGCCTGGCGTTCAGCATCAACCAGATCTGCCCGTGCGACGAGGGGCTGCTGTGTCGGGAAAACGCCGCCCCGCCCAGGAGGGA gagggattttgcaTACCAGGTAGAGCGCACAAGCTGGACCTGCCAAGTGCCCAAACACTAA
- the tectb gene encoding beta-tectorin isoform X4: MSAALLLAILPVAWTCVPQKADYVIVSCFPNAIIANVPECPYGWEMQQLHLGGVCSTGVHSSGYYRFTIPDLTPKNHSYCGTQSEYIAGKDARYIFFNSVVSNDTSLTLRNQPVNYTFSCVYRAVYLVNNAVFSQRVATVYVSNGTLGSFMSQLSMGVFTNAKFLYAKEAPYVIDTSEIGSEVFVGVEAKGLSGRFRVVIDNCWATPTPYSTDRRRWSLIINSCPSDDTVNIFDNAKDSRSTFKFNSFRFRGHEKASTVWLHCEVHVCDGERLSCQPSPCSARRLALKAEPHGGVLTAEFHVKANGSSSTGHIIGASLPRLLLIFIITCGRTCTTNQ, translated from the exons ATGAGCGCCGCTTTGCTCCTCGCTATACTTCCTGTGGCGTGGACCTGTGTTCCGCAGAAAGCAG ATTACGTGATCGTGTCGTGCTTCCCAAACGCCATCATCGCCAACGTGCCCGAGTGTCCGTACGGCTGGGAGATGCAGCAGCTCCACCTGGGCGGGGTGTGCTCCACGGGTGTGCACAGCTCCGGTTACTACCGCTTCACGATCCCCGACCTGACGCCCAAGAACCACTCGTACTGCGGCACTCAGTCAGAG TACATTGCAGGGAAAGACGCCCGCTATATCTTCTTCAATTCGGTGGTGTCCAACGACACGTCGCTGACGCTCAGGAACCAGCCAGTCAACTACACCTTCAGCTGCGTGTACCGAGCCGTCTATCTGGTCAACAACGCCGTCTTCAGCCAGAG AGTGGCCACTGTCTACGTTAGCAACGGCACGTTGGGCTCCTTCATGTCACAGCTATCCATGGGCGTGTTCACC AACGCCAAGTTCCTGTACGCCAAAGAGGCGCCGTACGTGATCGACACCTCCGAGATTGGCTCGGAGGTTTTTGTCGGCGTGGAGGCCAAAGGGCTGAGCGGACGCTTCCGTGTGGTCATAGACAACTGCTGGGCCACGCCCACGCCCTACTCCACggacaggaggaggtggagccttaTCATCAACAG CTGCCCATCCGACGACACCGTGAACATATTTGACAACGCCAAAGACAGCCGCTCCACCTTCAAGTTCAACTCGTTCCGCTTCCGCGGCCACGAGAAGGCATCCACCGTGTGGCTCCACTGCGAGGTCCACGTGTGCGACGGCGAACGGCTCAGCTGTCAGCCG AGTCCTTGCTCAGCCAGGAGACTGGCATTGAAGGCGGAGCCACATGGCGGCGTCCTGACTGCTGAATTTCACGTCAAAG CTAATGGATCCTCCAGTACAGGACACATCATAG GAGCCTCACTGCCCCGCCTGCtgctcatcttcatcatcacgTGCGGTCGTACTTGCACAACCAATCAGTGA
- the LOC133495318 gene encoding dickkopf-related protein 4-like isoform X1 — protein MLPGVRTASLCLCFALAEAHIWAWMLNMPHSPPKDGAVAPRVVAPPARATTAACDHDRACGRGFSCDRHFGLCVPLRGEGHYCRRDTQCVRGLNCMFGKCHRSIPNGQEGQRPLSKYPTLNKSARCKVDRDCGASMCCARHHGERVCKRRLMRGDGCYVPDGGLAFSINQICPCDEGLLCRENAAPPRRERDFAYQVERTSWTCQVPKH, from the exons ATGTTGCCCGGCGTGCGGACGGCGAGCCTGTGTCTGTGCTTCGCACTGGCCGAGGCGCACATTTGGGCGTGGATGCTGAACATGCCGCACAGTCCGCCCAAAGACGGGGCCGTGGCGCCGCGGGTTGTTGCGCCCCCTGCCAGAGCCACCACG GCGGCGTGCGACCACGACAGGGCCTGTGGGCGAGGCTTCTCCTGCGACCGCCACTTCGGCCTGTGCGTGCCCCTGCGTGGGGAGGGGCACTACTGCCGCAGGGACACCCAATGCGTGCGGGGCCTCAACTGCATGTTCGGGAAGTGCCATCGCAGTATTCCCAACGGACAAGAGGGTCAGCGGCCCCTTTCTAAATACCCAACACTCAATAAAA GCGCCCGGTGCAAGGTGGACCGGGACTGCGGGGCGTCCATGTGCTGCGCCCGCCACCACGGCGAGCGCGTGTGCAAGCGGCGGCTGATGCGCGGCGACGGTTGCTACGTGCCCGATGGCGGCCTGGCGTTCAGCATCAACCAGATCTGCCCGTGCGACGAGGGGCTGCTGTGTCGGGAAAACGCCGCCCCGCCCAGGAGGGA gagggattttgcaTACCAGGTAGAGCGCACAAGCTGGACCTGCCAAGTGCCCAAACACTAA
- the gucy2g gene encoding LOW QUALITY PROTEIN: guanylate cyclase 2G (The sequence of the model RefSeq protein was modified relative to this genomic sequence to represent the inferred CDS: inserted 1 base in 1 codon) has protein sequence MSRSSSGIAQAFRLTLALTVTKASEGPGASRGPGSTPPGQKLLIGFQAPRNMSFPFGAQRLGSAIQIAVDKVNGNPSFLGNYTLGFVYVDTACSPKLSLGGFIQQVWRDNVSAVFGPACPEEAEVTGLIASTWSIPMFGFVGQSSKMDDAAVYDSYVNVVPPLKRSSEVLAKTLEFFGWTHVAMIGGGLDSNTWDKVDALWKTVATSLRSRFKLTAAVKFDTSDPRLVRRNIKYIATVARVIVVLTNKEDSLTLLLEAERQGLMGGDYVFFLLQHFEVSGGVDNVWKYSMDGQINRAALRAFDMTFIIGQKSYDGYDYYDFFEQVYERLRGPPFHSNLTSEREVSTYSAYLHDAVLLYAMALKEVLKDGQDPRDGRRVLQKLKNKNDLRFYGASGLVHFDEDGQRNLDYSIYDLQYSRDDAAFVPVLHFDSHSKSIRPTPMFAAVTWPKGRPPSDNPECGFNNELCEWLSNDVVLLALLVSFPVIGVLAVLGIGVLVLQKLRLQSSLEDSRWWLIDYGDITIIRETSHVQNLSLSTAGSRSGSGGSYSTLSTTSFAFRDKMGKEHIYATIGLYQGNYVAIKYIKKDVRENLQRASVLAEFNVMKEMKHENLLQFFGACVEPPNVCLVTQYCRKGSLKDVLKASDVELDEMFKLSFAYDIVNGMDFIHKSKLKFHGNLKTSTCMVDTRLQVKLSGFGLWEFKYGTKGNSHLPGTPKYEGLFWTAPELLRQVNAVIAGTPKGDIYSFAIILWELMYNSKSGPYHEFDMEPKEIITRLRGPFRGEPLRPALSDLCHESINSLLRVCWNENPDHRPPFRSILRQLKEASPESHANILDNMVEKLEKYANHLEEVVEERTNQLVAEKSRADKLLSSMLPRYIADELMAGKSVEPRSYDMVSIFFSDIVGFTSMCAISSAMEVVMFLNDLYSLFDDIIRMYDVYKVETIGDAYMVASGLPITNGQQHAVEIATLALHFLSAIKRFRIRHMPTQXLAIRIGVHSGPVVAGVVGSTMPRYCLFGDTVNMASRMESNSLPLKIHISQSTADILVQMGSFELEERGEIEMKGKGYHKTYWLLSKQAFNPPLPAPHSPARTDSCLQLPKEKMGTCRPADKWAAKPAGEDAAVPLVDV, from the exons ATGAGTAGATCTTCCTCGGGTATCGCCCAGGCGTTCCGCCTAACGCTCGCCCTGACCGTCACCAAGGCCAGCGAGGGTCCGGGCGCCAGTCGGGGTCCCGGCTCGACCCCTCCCGGCCAGAAGCTGCTGATCGGTTTCCAGGCTCCTCGGAACATGTCGTTCCCCTTCGGCGCCCAGCGACTGGGCTCCGCCATCCAGATCGCCGTGGACAAGGTGAACGGCAACCCCTCCTTCCTGGGCAACTACACCCTGGGCTTCGTCTACGTGGACACGGCCTGCAGCCCGAAGCTTTCCTTAGGGggcttcattcagcaggtgtGGAGGGACAACGTGTCCGCCGTCTTTGGCCCAGCGTGTCCCGAAGAAGCTGAG GTGACGGGTCTGATCGCATCCACGTGGAGCATCCCCATGTTCGGCTTCGTGGGCCAGTCGTCCAAGATGGACGACGCCGCCGTGTACGACTCGTACGTCAACGTGGTGCCGCCGCTCAAGCGGAGCTCCGAGGTGCTGGCGAAGACCTTGGAGTTCTTCGGGTGGACGCACGTGGCCATGATCGGAGGCGGTCTGGACTCCAACACGTGGGACAAAGTGGACGCGCTGTGGAAAACGGTGGCGACGTCGCTGAGGTCACGGTTCAAGTTGACGGCGGCCGTCAAATTCGACACCAGCGATCCGCGTCTGGTTCGCCGCAACATCAAGTACATCGCCACCGTGGCCAGAG TGATCGTGGTCCTGACCAACAAGGAGGACTCTCTGACGCTGCTGCTGGAGGCCGAGCGGCAGGGCCTGATGGGCGGCGACTATGTTTTCTTCCTGCTGCAACATTTTGAGGTCAGTGGCGGCGTG GACAACGTGTGGAAATACTCAATGGACGGCCAAATTAACCGAGCGGCCCTCCGAGCCTTTGACATGACCTTCATCATCGGCCAGAAGTCGTACGACGGCTACGACTACTACGACTTCTTTGAGCAGGTGTACGAAAGACTCCGAGGACCCCCGTTCCACAGCAACCTGACCTCCGAGAGAGag GTCAGCACCTACTCGGCCTACTTGCACGACGCTGTGCTGCTCTACGCCATGGCCTTGAAGGAGGTCCTGAAAGACGGCCAAGACCCTCGCGACGGACGTCGGGTTCTGCAGAAACTGAAGAACAAAAATGACCTGCGCTTCTACG GAGCTTCCGGACTGGTCCACTTTGACGAGGACGGGCAGCGAAACCTGGACTATTCCATTTACGACCTGCAGTACAGCAGGGATGACGCCGCGTTTGTCCCGGTCCTTCATTTTGACAGCCACAGCAAAAGCATCCG GCCGACCCCCATGTTCGCCGCAGTGACCTGGCCCAAAGGGAGGCCCCCGTCCGACAACCCCGAATGCGGCTTCAACAACGAGCTGTGCGAATGGCTGAGTAACG ACGTCGTCCTGCTGGCTCTCCTGGTCAGCTTCCCCGTCATCGGCGTGTTGGCCGTGCTGGGCATCGGCGTCCTGGTGCTGCAGAAGCTGCGCCTCCAGAGCAGCCTGGAGGACTCGCGCTGGTGGCTCATCGACTACGGCGACATCACAATCATCAGGGAGACGTCG CACGTGCAGAACCTGTCGCTGAGCACCGCCGGGAGTCGGAGCGGCAGCGGAGGTTCGTACTCCACCTTGTCCACCACCAGCTTCGCCTTCAGGGACAAAATGGGCAAAGAGCACATCTACGCCACCATTGGCCTCTACCAG GGGAATTACGTGGCCATCAAGTACATCAAGAAGGACGTCCGCGAGAACCTCCAGAGGGCCTCCGTCCTCGCCGAGTTCAACGTG ATGAAAGAGATGAAGCACGAGAACCTGTTGCAGTTCTTCGGCGCATGTGTGGAGCCGCCCAACGTGTGTCTGGTGACGCAGTACTGCAGGAAGGGCAGCCTGAAG GATGTTTTGAAGGCTTCCGACGTGGAGCTGGACGAGATGTTCAAGCTTTCCTTCGCTTACGACATTGTCAAC GGAATGGACTTCATCCACAAGAGCAAGCTCAAGTTCCACGGCAACCTGAAGACCAGCACCTGCATGGTGGACACTCGGTTGCAGGTCAAACTATCCGGGTTCGGACTCTGGGAGTTTAAGTACGGCACTAAAGGGAACAGTCACCTGCCAGGAACTCCCAAATATGAAG GGTTGTTCTGGACAGCTCCGGAGCTTTTGAGACAAGTCAACGCCGTGATCGCTGGGACCCCCAAAGGCGACATCTACAGCTTTGCCATCATCCTGTGGGAGCTCATGTACAACTCCAAGAGCGGCCCGTACCACGAGTTCGACATGGAGCCCAaag AGATCATCACGAGGCTGCGGGGGCCCTTCCGCGGCGAGCCCCTCAGACCGGCCCTGTCCGACCTGTGCCACGAAAGCATCAACTCGCTGCTCAGGGTCTGTTGGAACGAAAACCCGGACCACCGACCGCCGTTTAGGTCCATTCTTAGACAACTGAAGGAAGCCAGTCCAGAAAG CCATGCAAACATTCTGGACAACATGGTGGAGAAACTCGAAAAATACGCCAATCACCtggaggaggtggtggaggaGAGAACCAATCAACTGGTCGCCGAGAAGTCTCGCGCAGACAAGCTTCTCTCCAGCATGTTGCCGAG GTACATCGCCGACGAACTGATGGCGGGGAAGTCGGTGGAGCCTCGCAGCTACGACATGGTGAGCATCTTCTTCTCTGACATCGTGGGCTTCACCTCCATGTGCGCCATCAGCTCAGCCATGGAGGTGGTCATGTTCCTCAATGACCTCTACAGCCTctttgatgacatcatcagGATGTATGACGTCTACAAG gtggaGACCATCGGTGACGCCTATATGGTGGCCAGCGGTCTGCCCATCACCAACGGCCAACAGCACGCCGTGGAGATCGCCACCCTGGCTCTCCACTTTCTGAGCGCCATCAAGCGCTTCCGCATCCGCCACATGCCCACCC AGCTGGCCATCCGCATCGGCGTCCACTCGG GTCCTGTAGTGGCCGGCGTGGTCGGGAGCACAATGCCTCGCTACTGTTTGTTCGGCGACACGGTCAACATGGCGTCTCGCATGGAGAGCAACAGCTTAC CCTtgaaaattcacatttctcaGAGCACCGCCGACATTCTGGTCCAGATGGGATCGTTCGAGCTGGAGGAACGAGGAGAAATCGAAATGAAG GGTAAAGGTTACCATAAGACCTACTGGCTGTTGAGCAAacaggctttcaaccctccTTTACCGGCTCCTCACAGCCCTGCACGGACGGATTCGTGCCTCCAGCTGCCAAAAGAG aaaatgggCACGTGCAGACCTGCGGATAAATGGGCCGCAAAGCCTGCTGGCGAGGACGCCGCCGTGCCTTTGGTTGACGTTTAG
- the tectb gene encoding beta-tectorin isoform X2, producing MSAALLLAILPVAWTCVPQKADYVIVSCFPNAIIANVPECPYGWEMQQLHLGGVCSTGVHSSGYYRFTIPDLTPKNHSYCGTQSEYIAGKDARYIFFNSVVSNDTSLTLRNQPVNYTFSCVYRAVYLVNNAVFSQRVATVYVSNGTLGSFMSQLSMGVFTNAKFLYAKEAPYVIDTSEIGSEVFVGVEAKGLSGRFRVVIDNCWATPTPYSTDRRRWSLIINSCPSDDTVNIFDNAKDSRSTFKFNSFRFRGHEKASTVWLHCEVHVCDGERLSCQPVSRNISGHRDRKGNLNAVLAAPLKSPCSARRLALKAEPHGGVLTAEFHVKANGSSSTGHIIGASLPRLLLIFIITCGRTCTTNQ from the exons ATGAGCGCCGCTTTGCTCCTCGCTATACTTCCTGTGGCGTGGACCTGTGTTCCGCAGAAAGCAG ATTACGTGATCGTGTCGTGCTTCCCAAACGCCATCATCGCCAACGTGCCCGAGTGTCCGTACGGCTGGGAGATGCAGCAGCTCCACCTGGGCGGGGTGTGCTCCACGGGTGTGCACAGCTCCGGTTACTACCGCTTCACGATCCCCGACCTGACGCCCAAGAACCACTCGTACTGCGGCACTCAGTCAGAG TACATTGCAGGGAAAGACGCCCGCTATATCTTCTTCAATTCGGTGGTGTCCAACGACACGTCGCTGACGCTCAGGAACCAGCCAGTCAACTACACCTTCAGCTGCGTGTACCGAGCCGTCTATCTGGTCAACAACGCCGTCTTCAGCCAGAG AGTGGCCACTGTCTACGTTAGCAACGGCACGTTGGGCTCCTTCATGTCACAGCTATCCATGGGCGTGTTCACC AACGCCAAGTTCCTGTACGCCAAAGAGGCGCCGTACGTGATCGACACCTCCGAGATTGGCTCGGAGGTTTTTGTCGGCGTGGAGGCCAAAGGGCTGAGCGGACGCTTCCGTGTGGTCATAGACAACTGCTGGGCCACGCCCACGCCCTACTCCACggacaggaggaggtggagccttaTCATCAACAG CTGCCCATCCGACGACACCGTGAACATATTTGACAACGCCAAAGACAGCCGCTCCACCTTCAAGTTCAACTCGTTCCGCTTCCGCGGCCACGAGAAGGCATCCACCGTGTGGCTCCACTGCGAGGTCCACGTGTGCGACGGCGAACGGCTCAGCTGTCAGCCGGTGAGTCGGAACATCTCAGGTCACCGAGATAGGAAGGGGAACCTTAACGCTGTACTTGCTGCCCCCTTGAAGAGTCCTTGCTCAGCCAGGAGACTGGCATTGAAGGCGGAGCCACATGGCGGCGTCCTGACTGCTGAATTTCACGTCAAAG CTAATGGATCCTCCAGTACAGGACACATCATAG GAGCCTCACTGCCCCGCCTGCtgctcatcttcatcatcacgTGCGGTCGTACTTGCACAACCAATCAGTGA
- the LOC133495318 gene encoding dickkopf-related protein 3-like isoform X4, with translation MLPGVRTASLCLCFALAEAHIWAWMLNMPHSPPKDGAVAPRVVAPPARATTAACDHDRACGRGFSCDRHFGLCVPLRGEGHYCRRDTQCVRGLNCMFGKCHRSIPNGQEGARCKVDRDCGASMCCARHHGERVCKRRLMRGDGCYVPDGGLAFSINQICPCDEGLLCRENAAPPRRE, from the exons ATGTTGCCCGGCGTGCGGACGGCGAGCCTGTGTCTGTGCTTCGCACTGGCCGAGGCGCACATTTGGGCGTGGATGCTGAACATGCCGCACAGTCCGCCCAAAGACGGGGCCGTGGCGCCGCGGGTTGTTGCGCCCCCTGCCAGAGCCACCACG GCGGCGTGCGACCACGACAGGGCCTGTGGGCGAGGCTTCTCCTGCGACCGCCACTTCGGCCTGTGCGTGCCCCTGCGTGGGGAGGGGCACTACTGCCGCAGGGACACCCAATGCGTGCGGGGCCTCAACTGCATGTTCGGGAAGTGCCATCGCAGTATTCCCAACGGACAAGAGG GCGCCCGGTGCAAGGTGGACCGGGACTGCGGGGCGTCCATGTGCTGCGCCCGCCACCACGGCGAGCGCGTGTGCAAGCGGCGGCTGATGCGCGGCGACGGTTGCTACGTGCCCGATGGCGGCCTGGCGTTCAGCATCAACCAGATCTGCCCGTGCGACGAGGGGCTGCTGTGTCGGGAAAACGCCGCCCCGCCCAGGAGGGAGTGA